Part of the Nicotiana sylvestris chromosome 2, ASM39365v2, whole genome shotgun sequence genome, AGAGAGAATTACCTCACTATTTGTCACCCCAAAAGCTAACGCACCCTCCATTTTCCACTTTAAAGGAGGTCTTAGAGCTGAACTCTACCCATCATTTGCTTATGCTTTGCCAAAGACTAACTCCATACTGAGATGAGTAAGGTTTTGTTCACCAATGAACTTCTTGTCCATATTTAGCTTTTATGACCAATCTCTAGTCCATATTTAGCTTTTATGACCAATCTCTAGAACGCTGCATCACtgttggaatttttttttaagtaagaagattcaaaaatgaaataatacTCTTGCTCATATTTTCTAGAAGCCCTGAAATAGCCTCATAGTTAAGCAAGATAAGATTCAAATAAAGCACTTCTGACTTTTCTGCACCAAAGAAAATTAGAGACTTAATTGTCGGCAGCTTATACCAAATGTGACACTATTACATTATCTCCAGCTCTTTTGCACACTGAAAACCTTAATCCACAGCCAGTCTACTGCTTTATCCAGCTGCTTGCTTACTCCTTTCATTCCCAATATAACCAAGAATGGAGAGCAGGGATCTCCTTGTCTAAGACCCTCTGAGGCGAGAAAAGTCCAGCTGGACCACCATTGATCAAAACTGAATATTTCACTGAGGAGGGGCTGAATTTTATCCATTTTATATATAATACTCTGCTATCCATCCCAGTTTTTAATTAACATATATTATTGTATTGCACCTAAAAGTGAGATAACATTTGAATGATGTAGAGCAAAGTGGAAAGCTGGAATGCATATATGTGACTGCTAGATGGGGCCAACATTTTACAATATGTTGCCGAGCTGAAAGTCCTGCCTCCATGAATGACTTACCTCTCTGGAAGTTTGAAGACATAGTGCAAACTATACCAATGAAGGATCCTGGTCTGGCTTTCTCTGGTCAGAAGGCCGTCCAAGTTGAAGAACCAGACCCACAAGTGGATCTAAAGTTGGATTCTTCTGGCCCGGCATTGGTCGGAGAGAGCTTTACTGTTCCTGTGATTATCACCTCAAAGGGCCACAATGTCCACTCTGGTGAGCTGAAAATTAACCTTGTTGATACAAGAGGTGGTGGCTTACTTAGTCCAAGGGAGGCAGAATCTTTTTCAACAGATAATCTCCATGTAGAGCTTGTTGGAGTATCTGGACGAGAATCTGAAGATCTCGCTAATTCAGATAACATTCGAAAAATCCAGCCTTCTTTTGGATTGATTTCTGTCCCATTTTTGAATGAGGGGGACTCCTGGTCCTGCAAATTAGAAATTAGATGGAATCGCCCTAAACCTATCATGCTTTACGTGTCACTGGGATACTTTCCTCAAAGTCCGGAAGTTAGCTCACAGAGAGCTCATGTGCACAAAAGCTTGCAAATTGAAGGTAAGACTGCTGTTGTAATGAGCCATCGCTTTATGTTGCCATTTCGAAGAGAACCACTTATGCTGTCAAAGACGAAGCCAGCTTCTGATTCTGACCAAACACCATCTCTGCCTTTGAAGGAAACAAGTATACTAGTTGTTAGTGCTAAGAATTGCACAGAAGTACCTTTGCGCTTGTTGTCAATGTCTGTTGATGCAGTTGACGCTAGCACCTGTGATGTGAAAAGTAAGAGTGAGGACCCAGTAGAACCTGTGCTGCTTGTGGCAGGAGAAGAGTTTAAACAGGTTTTTGCTGTCACTCCTGAGGTTAATCTTCCTAAACTAAACATGGGTATTGTGTGTTTGAGATGGAGAAGGGATCATGGAGATGGAGAAACATCAGGTTCTTGTAGCACAGCATCTGCAGTTCTAACAAAACACAGTCTTCCTGATGTAAATGTAGAGCAACCTCCATTGATCGTGAGTTTAGATTGTCCTCCTCATGCTATTCTTGGAAATCCATTTACATACTCCATTAAAGTTACCAACAGAACACAGTTTCTTCAGGAGGTCAAATATTCGTTGGCAGATTCACAGAGTTTTGTTTTATCAGGGCCTCATAATGATACAACTTCTATTTTGCCAAAGTCTGAGCACATAGTTAGTTACAAGCTTGTACCACTTGCCTCAGGTTTTCAGCAGCTTCCTAAAATTACATTGACCTCGGTACGATATTCAGCTGGCTTTCAACCTTCAGTTGCAGCTTCTACGGTGTTTGTATTCCCATCTGAGCCTCATTTTGGGTTGAAGGATATTGAAAAGATGAGAGTGGAATCTGTTGCAGCCGAATAGGCTTCCACACTTTCTTTGTTTATTCTGCAAGTTTGTGTTCGAGGGTGATTAGCCAAAGTGTATTGATAAGAAATCATGCGTGTGGAATGTGGATTATCAAGGGCGGTTCCACCCCTAGGCCATTAAAGTTCTTGCTTTAGCCCCCTAAGATTTTTtctatttgatataaaatatgtaattcaaataattattacatTCTTATTAATATTTGAGTAACTAGTTGTTGTCAGTTTGTTACCAATCATGAATCGCTtactttttactattttttaggaatttggttgaggtaagtaattatAGATGAAAGTGATGGATAATTAAAATTTAAGTCACTTCATGCTTCTTTTCTCTTATTCGCTA contains:
- the LOC104248457 gene encoding uncharacterized protein isoform X2 — translated: MLFQKFCRDWVEALRLYEDAYHAVREMVATSTRLPPIQRLIEIKSVADQLHFKICMLLLHGGKLVEAIAWFRQHYASYRKLVGAPEVIFLHWEWLSRQFLVFAELLETSSVTAQHVSPLGSDATDRATEWEFHSAYYFQLAAHYLKEKSSSLELALSMSETAAETDGNAESVIAAAYVGQFAKLLELGDTFVMQSLSDEDYAHYALAEGKRFRDSYEIIALLKKSFEAYNNDKASRMAAYCGFQMAREYFEIGENSNAKEVFENVASLYRQEGWVTLLWNVLGYLRDCSKKTASVKDFTEYSLEMAALPAPTNAAGQRDCGPAGPASLAQREIIHKEVFSVIRGESESAATEEDSNLKVTADNPLYLEIDLVSPLRAVLLASVAFHEQVVKPGAETVITLSLLSQLPLNVEIDQLEIQFNQSECNFVIVNAQRSHLAAISCLQPGRRVETASTLELRTNKWLRLTYDVKPEQSGKLECIYVTARWGQHFTICCRAESPASMNDLPLWKFEDIVQTIPMKDPGLAFSGQKAVQVEEPDPQVDLKLDSSGPALVGESFTVPVIITSKGHNVHSGELKINLVDTRGGGLLSPREAESFSTDNLHVELVGVSGRESEDLANSDNIRKIQPSFGLISVPFLNEGDSWSCKLEIRWNRPKPIMLYVSLGYFPQSPEVSSQRAHVHKSLQIEGKTAVVMSHRFMLPFRREPLMLSKTKPASDSDQTPSLPLKETSILVVSAKNCTEVPLRLLSMSVDAVDASTCDVKSKSEDPVEPVLLVAGEEFKQVFAVTPEVNLPKLNMGIVCLRWRRDHGDGETSGSCSTASAVLTKHSLPDVNVEQPPLIVSLDCPPHAILGNPFTYSIKVTNRTQFLQEVKYSLADSQSFVLSGPHNDTTSILPKSEHIVSYKLVPLASGFQQLPKITLTSVRYSAGFQPSVAASTVFVFPSEPHFGLKDIEKMRVESVAAE